The genomic DNA CGGCGATCATCTGATGGCCGAGAAGATCCGCATCATCATCGCCAAGCCCGGGCTGGACGGTCACGACCGCGGCGCCAAGGTAGTGGCGCGGGCCTTGCGCGACGCCGGCTTTGAAGTGATCTACACCGGGCTCCACCAGACGCCGGAGATGATCGTCAACGCGGCCATCCAGGAAGACGCCGACGCCATCGGCCTCTCCATCCTCTCCGGCGCCCACATGACCCTGTTTCCCCGCGTCGTGGCCCTGCTCAGAGAACGGGGGGCCGGAGACATCGTCGTCTTCGGCGGCGGGATCATCCCCGAAGAGGACATCCCGGCGCTGCGGGCGGCCGGCGTGGCCGAGATCTTCACCCCCGGCACGTCGCTGGAGACCATCGTGCGCTGGGTGCGGGAGCACGTGCGGCCGCGGGGCGTGCGGGCCTGACCCGGCATGCGCGCTGGTCCCCTCCGCGCCGGCGAGCCGGTACTCCTCATCGACCGCAAGGCCCGGCGGTATCTGATCACCCTGAAGGGCGGCGGCAGCAGCGACCTGCGCGGCGGCAGGCTTCCCCACGACGACCTCATCGGCACCACGGAGGGCCGCTACGTCGTCTCCACCCGGGGCGAGCGGTTCCTGCTGGTGCGCCCCACGCTCGCCGACTTCGTCCTGGAGATGCCGCGGGGCGCGCAGGTGATCTACCCCAAGGATCTCAGCGTGATCCTGCTGGCGGCGGACATCTACCCCGGCGCGACCGTGCTGGAAGCGGGCACCGGCTCGGGGGCCCTGACGATGGCGCTGCTGCGGGCCGTGGGGGCGGACGGGCGGGTCTACTCCTACGAGGTGCGCGAGGAGTTCGCCCGGACGGCCCGGCGGAACATCGAGCAGTACCTGGGGCCGGCGCCCCAGCTGGTGATGCGGACCCAGGATATCTATGAGGGCATTGTGGACCGTCCGCTGGACCGGATCGTCCTTGACGTCCCCGAGCCCTGGCGCGCCGTGCCCCACGCGGCCGGCGCGCTGCGCGAGGGGGGGATCTTCCTCTCGTACCTGCCGACGGTACCGCAGGTGATGGAGCTGGTCCGGACCCTGCGGGCCGCCCGGGTCTTCGCCCTGATCGAGACCACCGAGACCCTGCTGCGTCCCTGGAACATCGACGGAGCCAGCGTCCGCCCGGCCCACCGCATGGTCGGGCACACGGCCTTCATCACCACCGCCCGCCGGATCCGTCCCGCGGCGGAGGGCCCGGTCTCAGCGGAGGGGCCAGAGGAGGGGGATGAGGAGCAGGCTGAGGCCCCCGAGCAGTAAGGCGAGCGGCAGGCCGAGCCGCACGTAATCGGCCAGCCGATAGCCTCCCGGTCCCATCACCAGCAGGTTCACCGGATTGCTGATGGGCGTGAAGGTGGTTCCGGTGGCGGCGATCACCGCCATGACGAAGGCGTGGGGGTTGCCGCCGGTGGTGGAGGCGATCTGCACGGCGACAGGCGCCAGGAGCACGGTCGCCGCCACCGACGGCATCACCTGGTTGGCGACGATGCCGACGGCGAGCAGGACGACCAGGGCGGGGAGGGTCCCGCCCCCCACCGCAGCCAGGACGCCTCTGACGATCTGGTCGGCGGCTCCCGTGGCGGTGAGGGCGGTGCTGAAGGGAAGCATGGCGCCGATGAAGACCAGCGACCGCCAGTCCACGAACTGGTAGACCTCTTCCGCCGAGAGGCAGCCCGCCACCACCACCACGGCTGCGGTGAGCGCGGCGACGGCGATCTCCACCCCGGCGGTGCCGAGCAGGATCATCAGCAGGAGGGCCCCGACGGCCCACGGCGCCCGGGCCGGTCGCGGCGGCAGGGTCTCCTCCGGTTCCAGGACCAGGAAGTCGGGGTCGTTGCCGAGCAGGCGGAGCCGATCGCGGCGTCCCTGGACCAGCAACGCGTCTCCCAGCTGCACGGGCAGGTCCACCAGTCCGGTTCGCCTGGGCCGCCCCTCGCGCCAGATGGCCAGCACGTTGACCCCGTACTTCTCTCGAAAGTCCACCTCGCGCAGCGTCTTGCCCACCAGGGAGCTGCGCGGCGCGAGAATCACCTCCACCACCCGCACCTCCGGCGACTCCAGTCCGTCGACTTCGACGGAGTCGCGCTCCCGGACGTCGTCCCTGCTGAGGCGGCCGGAGCGCAGGAGATCATCGAGGCGCCCCTGGACGAGCAGGAGGTCCCCGGGCAGCACCCGGTCCTGCGGGGAGGGCGCGACGACCCGCCGGCGGTGTCGGGTGATACTCAGCACCGTCACACCCCAGGCCGAGCCCAGCGCCGCCTCCTCCAGCGTCCTGCCGGCGAGCGGCGAGTTCGGCGCTACGCAGATCTCGAAGAGACGCTCCCCGAGCCGGTACAGTTCACTCCACTTCCGCCGCCGGCGGTACTCCGCCGGAGCCGCGGATGGGAGCCACCGCCGTCCGATCAGCGCGATGAAGGCCAGTCCGGCGAGCAGGAACGGTCCCCCGATGGGCAGGAGCTCGAAGAAGCCCAGCGGGCGCAGGCCGTGGTCCGCCAGGATCCTGCTGGCAATGAGGTTGCTCGGTCCCGCGATCAAGGTGAGGTTGCCGCCCAATCGGGTGCCCAGAGCCAGCGGTAGGAGCAACCTCGACGGGCTCACCCCGGCCTCGCGCGCCGCGGCCATCGCCGCCGGCAGCAGAACGGCCATGGCGCCGATGCTGTTCATGACGCCCGAGAGCAGGCCGGCCACGCCGCCAAGGGAGAGAATGAGGAGGACCTCGCTGGCTCCGGCCAGGCGCACCAGGCGGCGGCCCAGGGCGGAGGCGACTCCGGTCCGTTCCAGAGCGGCGCTCACCACGAAGACGGCGCCGACGGCCACCAGGACAGGAGACCCGAACCCGGCGAACGCAGCACGGGGGTCGAGGACGCGGAAGAGGATCAGGGCGAGCAGGGCGAGGACGGCGACGGCGTCGGGCCGCCACCGACCCGCGGCGAAGGCCGCAATGGCGGCGGCCAGGGCGCCGACGGTGAGATACCCCGCCGAGGTCACTGCGCGCTAGAGGCGTTCCACGGCCAGCGCCACCGCCTCTCCGCCGGCGAGACAGATCGAGGCCACCCCCCGCCGCGCCTCATGCCGCGCCATGGCGTACAGCAGCGTGGTCAGGATCCGCGCCCCGCTGGCCCCGATGGGATGACCGAGGGCCACCGCGCCGCCGTGGACGTTCACCCGCTCATAGGGCAGCCCGAGGTCGCGGCACACCCCGATGACCACCGCGGCGAAGGCCTCGTTGATCTCGAAGAGGTCGACGTCGCTTATCGACCAGCCGATCTTCTCCAGCAGCTTCCGCGTGGCGTGGGCCGGCGCGATGGTGAACCACTCCGGAGCCAGCGCCGCGCCGGCCTGGCCCACGATGCGGGCCATCGGGCGGAGGCCTCTGGTCCTGGCCACGTCGGTGGCAGCCACGACCACGGCCGCGGCTCCGTCACTGATGCTGCTGGCGTTCGCCGCGGTGACGGTCCCGCCTTCCTCGAAGGCGGGCCGCAGCTGCGCGATCTTCTCGAACTTCACCCGGCGCGGTTCCTCGTCTTCGGCGACGACCGCCGGTTCGCCCTGGCCCGGCGCCCCCTCGACCCTGACCAGTTCGTCGGCGAAGGCGCCGGAGTCCATCGCGGCGATGGCGCGCGAGTAGCTGAGGCGGGCGAAGTCGTCCTGCTCCTGCCGCGAGATGCGATACTCGCGGGCCAACAGCTCCGCGCAGTTGCCCATGTGGATGTTCCGGTAGACGTCGACGAGCCCGTCCCGCAGAATGACGTCGGTGACCGTCCCGTCACCGAGGCGGTATCCGGATCGCGCTTTGGACAGGAGGTAGGGCGCGGCGCTCATATTCTCCATCCCGCCGGCCACCGCGAGGTCGGCGTCACCCACGGCAATGGCTTGATGGGCGAGCATCACCGCTTTCAGGCCCGAGCCACACATCTTGTTCACCGTAGTCGCGGGGACGGAGTGGGGCAGTCCGGCGAACAGCGCGGCCTGGCGGGCGGGCGCCTGGCCGAGCCCGGCGCTCAAGACATTGCCCATGATGACCTCGTCCACATCGGCCGGGGTCAGACCCGCGCGCCGCACCGCTTCGGCGATGGCGATGCTGCCGAGCCGGGGGGCGGGAATGCCGGCCAGCCCGCCCAGGAATCGTCCCACCGGAGTCCGCACCGCGCTCAGGATCACGACGTCGCGCATAGGAGCACCTCGTCTGTTCCAGTGTACTGCGCGCTCCGGCACAGCGGCAATCGTGCGCCGGCCCGTCCCCTGGCCGCGGCCGCGCCCGCCGCGTTGACACCTCCGCGGCGGGGCTGGTAGACTCGGCGCGATGCGCACCGTTCCGCCCCACGGCTTTCCGGTCAACGCCGCGGGCCATCTCACCGTGGGCGGCGTGGACGCGCTGGAGCTGGCCGGGGAGTACGGGACCCCCCTGCACGTCCTCGACGAAGATCGCCTGCGCGCCAACTGCCGCGAGTACCGGGACCTGCTGAGACAGGCCTATCCCCGCAGCCGCGTGGTCTTCGCCTCCAAGGCGTTGTGCGTGGGCGCGACCTGTCAGATCGCCCATCAGGAAGGCCTGGGGATCGACGTGGCCTCCGGCGGCGAGCTCTACACGGCGCGGCGCGCCGGCATTCCCGCCGAGGACCTGGTCTTCCACGGCAACAACAAGACGCCGGAGGAGATCAGCTACGCCCTGCGGGAGCGGGTCGGCCGGTTCGTCGTGGACAATGAGGACGAGCTGAGCCTGCTGGACGAGCTCACGGCCAGGACGGGGACCACGGCCGACATCCTGCTGCGGATCACCCCGGGGATCGAGCCGCACACCCACCGGGCCGTCCAGACCGGCGGAGTGGACTCCAAGTTCGGCTTCGCCCTGGCCGACGGGGCGGCCGACCGGGCCGCCGCGCGGGCGGCCGCCCTGGACCGCGTGCGGCTGCGGGGCCTGCACGCGCACGTCGGCTCGCAGGTGTGCGATCTGGAGCCGTTCCGTCTGGAGGCCGCGGCATTGGTGGAGTTTGCCGCGCGTCTGCGGGATGCCCTGGCCATCGCCGTGGAAGAACTCAACCTGGGCGGCGGGCTGGGCATCCGGTACCTCTCCAGCGATGAGCCGCCGTCCAAGGCGGCCTATATCCGCACTCTGGTGGACACCGTGCGGGCGAAGGTCGAGGCGCACCGTCTGACCCCGCCGACGCTCTACATCGAACCCGGTCGCTCCATCGTGGGAGACGCCGGAGTGACCCTGTATCGGGTGGGCGGGGTCAAGACAATCCCGGGCGTCCGCACCTATGTGACGGTGGACGGGGGGATGTACGAGAATCCGCGTCCCGCCCTCTACGGGGCGCGGTACGAGGCGGTCCTGGCCGCCCAGCCCCTGGCCGGGCCGGTGCAGACCGTGGCCCTGGCCGGACGGTGCTGCGAGTCCGGCGACGTCCTGATCTGGGAGGCCCGCCTGCCCGAAGTGCGCCGGGGCGACATCCTGGCCGTGTTCAGCACCGGCGCCTACCACTACTCCATGGCCAGCAACTACAACCGCTTCCCGCGCCCGGCGGTGGTCCTGGCCGGGGGCGGCCGGGCACGGGTCATCGTGGAACGGGAGGACTACGACGACCTGGTCCGCAAGGACGTTCTCCTCTAGTCCCCGAAGCAGTCCGGCGTGATGCGCCCACTCGGCCTCGCCGATCTCTTGCCCGTGCTGGTGGCGCTGGTCGTCGCGGCGACGGTGCACGAGTTCGCCCACGCCTTTGTCGCCGACCGGCTCGGTGATCCCACGCCGAGGAGCCGGGGCCGGCTCACCCTGAACCCTCTGGCGCACCTCGATCCGGTCGGATCCCTGATGATCCTGCTGTTCCGCTTCGGCTGGGCCAAGCCGGTGGAGATCAACCCGGCGCGCTTCCGTGACCCGCGCCGCGGCACGATCCTGGTGGCCGTGGCAGGCCCGCTGGCCAACGTGACCCTGCTCTTCGTGCTGGGCGTCCCCTACAAAGCCGGGCTGATGGATCCGGGGGGCACGGTCTTCGACCCTTTCCTCCTGACGACGATCTGGATCAACGCCATGCTGGCCGTCTTCAACCTCATCCCCGTCCCGCCCCTGGACGGCTCGAAGATCGTCCTGGGACTGCTGCCCCCGGCCTGGGCCGCGCGCTACGCCCGGCTGCACCCCCTCGGCGTGCTGGTGCTGCTGGCGCTGGTGCTGACCAACGCGGTGGCAGGGGTCGTGCTGGTGCCCATGCGCTGGTTGATGGCGCAGGCCACCGGCGGAGGGATCTTCTGATGCCGGGTTACACCGTCACCCTGCCGCAGTTTACCGGCCCGCTGGAGCTGCTGCTCACCCTCGCCCAGCAGGGGCAGGTGGACCTGCGCGAGATCCCGCTGGGCCAGATTGCCGAAGACTATATCGCCGCATCCGGGGCGGCCATCGACCTGGAGGAAGCGACCGAGGTCCTGTGGATGCTGGCGGCGATGATCGAGATGAAGTCTCGCCTGCTGGTCCCCAAGGACGAAGCACCGGTGGAACCCCTCGAGACCGAAGCGCCTCCCTCCGATCTGGAAGAGCGGTTGGAGGGGCAACTGCAGGAGTACCGGGCGTTCAAGGAAGTGACGACCGCGCTGCGCGCGCTGGAAGAGTATCAGCGGAAGGTCTTCGCCCGCCCCCGGGAGGGGGAGGCCGGAGAGGTCCTCCTCGAGGGCGTCACCGTGGACGATCTGTTCCGCGCCTTCCAGCAGGTCCTGGAGCGCGCCCGGGAGCAGGTCGGCGAGATCCCGGCGGAGGAGATCAAGGTCGCCGACCGGATGGACGCCATCCTGGACCGTCTGGCGCAGCGGCCCGACGGCGTGGCGTTCGCCGAACTCTTCGGAGAGCGCGCCGGGACCCTGGAAGTCATCGTCACCTTTCTCGCGCTGCTCGAGCTGATCAAGCAGCGGCGCGTGAGGGTCCAGCAACCCAGGCCCTTTGCGCCGATCCGGCTGGCGCTGGTCACGCCATGAGGGTGGAACAGGAGGGAGCGGCCACGACCGACGAGGGGGCGTCCCCGTCCACCGTGCCCGGGGCGGAGGACCGCCGCCACCTGAAAGGTGCGGCCGAGTGTGTGCTGCTGGTGGCCGCGGGTCCGGTGACCCCGCAGCAGCTGGCGGAGACGCTGGGCGTGCCGGTCGATGTGGCCGTCGATGCCGTGCAGGAGCTCGCGGCCGATTATGCCGGTCGCGGGCTCCAGATCCAGAACGTGGCGGGGGGCTTCCAGCTCTGCACCCGGCCGGAGTTCGCGGAGTACGTCCAGCGCTTCCTGCGACTGGACTTCCAGGAGCCCCTGTCGCAGGCGGCGCTGGAGACTCTGGCCATCGTCGCCTACCGTCAGCCGGTCACCCGCGGCGAGATCGAACTCGTCCGGGGCGTGCGCAGCGAGCATGTGCTGGAGCGCCTCGTGGCGCGCCGCCTCATCCGTGAGGTGGGACGCAAACCGACGGTCGGCCGCCCCATCCTCTACGGCACCACGGAGGGGTTCCTGCGTCACTTCGGCCTGCGGGACCTGTCCGACCTCCCCCCGCTTCGGGGCAACGACCCCCGGGCCATGCTATCCGGTCGGACCGACCGCGCCGAGGATGAGGAGACGCCCCCCGCGCACACCGGGCCCGCCTGATGCCGCTTCGCCTGGTCCTGACGGCCACGACCGTGTCCCTCGTCTTCGGCGCGCCGGTCTCGACGTTCGCGGAAGGGGTCGCGCCGGCGGCGGGGGCGGCTCCGCCCGTCCTGGCCGCATCCGCCGCCGTCCTGCTCGACGGTGCCCAGGGACGGGTGCTGTACGCCCTGGCTCCCGAACTCCGGCATCCTCCCGCCAGCACGACCAAGATGCTGACGGCGCTGCTCGTGGCCGAGTCCCTGACCCCCGCGACGCCCGTGACCATCAGCCCGCGCGCCGCGGCCGAACGTTCCGGGGCGGCGATCGGACTGGAGGCGGGCGAACGCTGGTCCGCCGACGAGTTGATGCGCGCCA from Armatimonadota bacterium includes the following:
- a CDS encoding cobalamin B12-binding domain-containing protein is translated as MAEKIRIIIAKPGLDGHDRGAKVVARALRDAGFEVIYTGLHQTPEMIVNAAIQEDADAIGLSILSGAHMTLFPRVVALLRERGAGDIVVFGGGIIPEEDIPALRAAGVAEIFTPGTSLETIVRWVREHVRPRGVRA
- a CDS encoding tRNA (adenine-N1)-methyltransferase, yielding MRAGPLRAGEPVLLIDRKARRYLITLKGGGSSDLRGGRLPHDDLIGTTEGRYVVSTRGERFLLVRPTLADFVLEMPRGAQVIYPKDLSVILLAADIYPGATVLEAGTGSGALTMALLRAVGADGRVYSYEVREEFARTARRNIEQYLGPAPQLVMRTQDIYEGIVDRPLDRIVLDVPEPWRAVPHAAGALREGGIFLSYLPTVPQVMELVRTLRAARVFALIETTETLLRPWNIDGASVRPAHRMVGHTAFITTARRIRPAAEGPVSAEGPEEGDEEQAEAPEQ
- a CDS encoding SLC13 family permease, which translates into the protein MTSAGYLTVGALAAAIAAFAAGRWRPDAVAVLALLALILFRVLDPRAAFAGFGSPVLVAVGAVFVVSAALERTGVASALGRRLVRLAGASEVLLILSLGGVAGLLSGVMNSIGAMAVLLPAAMAAAREAGVSPSRLLLPLALGTRLGGNLTLIAGPSNLIASRILADHGLRPLGFFELLPIGGPFLLAGLAFIALIGRRWLPSAAPAEYRRRRKWSELYRLGERLFEICVAPNSPLAGRTLEEAALGSAWGVTVLSITRHRRRVVAPSPQDRVLPGDLLLVQGRLDDLLRSGRLSRDDVRERDSVEVDGLESPEVRVVEVILAPRSSLVGKTLREVDFREKYGVNVLAIWREGRPRRTGLVDLPVQLGDALLVQGRRDRLRLLGNDPDFLVLEPEETLPPRPARAPWAVGALLLMILLGTAGVEIAVAALTAAVVVVAGCLSAEEVYQFVDWRSLVFIGAMLPFSTALTATGAADQIVRGVLAAVGGGTLPALVVLLAVGIVANQVMPSVAATVLLAPVAVQIASTTGGNPHAFVMAVIAATGTTFTPISNPVNLLVMGPGGYRLADYVRLGLPLALLLGGLSLLLIPLLWPLR
- a CDS encoding acetyl-CoA C-acyltransferase — its product is MRDVVILSAVRTPVGRFLGGLAGIPAPRLGSIAIAEAVRRAGLTPADVDEVIMGNVLSAGLGQAPARQAALFAGLPHSVPATTVNKMCGSGLKAVMLAHQAIAVGDADLAVAGGMENMSAAPYLLSKARSGYRLGDGTVTDVILRDGLVDVYRNIHMGNCAELLAREYRISRQEQDDFARLSYSRAIAAMDSGAFADELVRVEGAPGQGEPAVVAEDEEPRRVKFEKIAQLRPAFEEGGTVTAANASSISDGAAAVVVAATDVARTRGLRPMARIVGQAGAALAPEWFTIAPAHATRKLLEKIGWSISDVDLFEINEAFAAVVIGVCRDLGLPYERVNVHGGAVALGHPIGASGARILTTLLYAMARHEARRGVASICLAGGEAVALAVERL
- the lysA gene encoding diaminopimelate decarboxylase, whose product is MRTVPPHGFPVNAAGHLTVGGVDALELAGEYGTPLHVLDEDRLRANCREYRDLLRQAYPRSRVVFASKALCVGATCQIAHQEGLGIDVASGGELYTARRAGIPAEDLVFHGNNKTPEEISYALRERVGRFVVDNEDELSLLDELTARTGTTADILLRITPGIEPHTHRAVQTGGVDSKFGFALADGAADRAAARAAALDRVRLRGLHAHVGSQVCDLEPFRLEAAALVEFAARLRDALAIAVEELNLGGGLGIRYLSSDEPPSKAAYIRTLVDTVRAKVEAHRLTPPTLYIEPGRSIVGDAGVTLYRVGGVKTIPGVRTYVTVDGGMYENPRPALYGARYEAVLAAQPLAGPVQTVALAGRCCESGDVLIWEARLPEVRRGDILAVFSTGAYHYSMASNYNRFPRPAVVLAGGGRARVIVEREDYDDLVRKDVLL
- a CDS encoding site-2 protease family protein, coding for MRPLGLADLLPVLVALVVAATVHEFAHAFVADRLGDPTPRSRGRLTLNPLAHLDPVGSLMILLFRFGWAKPVEINPARFRDPRRGTILVAVAGPLANVTLLFVLGVPYKAGLMDPGGTVFDPFLLTTIWINAMLAVFNLIPVPPLDGSKIVLGLLPPAWAARYARLHPLGVLVLLALVLTNAVAGVVLVPMRWLMAQATGGGIF
- a CDS encoding segregation/condensation protein A; the encoded protein is MPGYTVTLPQFTGPLELLLTLAQQGQVDLREIPLGQIAEDYIAASGAAIDLEEATEVLWMLAAMIEMKSRLLVPKDEAPVEPLETEAPPSDLEERLEGQLQEYRAFKEVTTALRALEEYQRKVFARPREGEAGEVLLEGVTVDDLFRAFQQVLERAREQVGEIPAEEIKVADRMDAILDRLAQRPDGVAFAELFGERAGTLEVIVTFLALLELIKQRRVRVQQPRPFAPIRLALVTP
- the scpB gene encoding SMC-Scp complex subunit ScpB: MRVEQEGAATTDEGASPSTVPGAEDRRHLKGAAECVLLVAAGPVTPQQLAETLGVPVDVAVDAVQELAADYAGRGLQIQNVAGGFQLCTRPEFAEYVQRFLRLDFQEPLSQAALETLAIVAYRQPVTRGEIELVRGVRSEHVLERLVARRLIREVGRKPTVGRPILYGTTEGFLRHFGLRDLSDLPPLRGNDPRAMLSGRTDRAEDEETPPAHTGPA